The Anaeromyxobacter sp. Fw109-5 genomic interval CTCCGTCGACGCCGGGCTGGTACGCGATCCTCCGGCCGCCGTGCGCGCTGCTCACCTCCTCGATGATGTCGCGGCAGATCGCGTCGAGGTCGCTCGGCCGCGGCGCGATCGGGATCCCCTTCCCGAGCCGGGCCCGCGAGTAGTCGAGCAGGTCGTTGACGAGCCGGGACATCCGCGCCGCCGCCCCCGCGGCGCGCGACAGCACCCGCCGGTTCCGCTCGGACAGCTGCGCGTCGCGCAGCGCCACGTCGACGGAGACGCGCACCACCGAGATCGGCGTGCGCAGATCGTGGCCGGTGATGCCGAGCAGGTGCGCCTGCACCTCCTGCGTGCGGCGGCGCTCGGTCACGTCGCGCAGGTAGGCCGTGAGGCCGTCCCGGTGCGGGAAGGCGCGCACCTCGATCCAGCGGTCGCCCGGCCCGCGCGCCTCGAACGTCACCGGCACCTGGCTGTCGATCGCGCGCTCCAGCTCGGCCCGCGCCCCGCCGCCGCGCGCCAGGAACGGGCACTGATCCCAGAGGGTCGTGCCGGCGATCGCGTCGCGCTCCGCGCGCACCATGCTCTCCAGCGCGTGGTTCACGTAGACGAAGCGCCAGTCGCGATCGACCGCGAAGAACGCGTCCGAGATCGTCTCCAGGATCGCGGCGCTCCGCACGTATCCCTCTCGCGTGCGGTTCTCGTCCTCGAACTGGCTGCGGCGCAGCTGCGCGTTCACCCGCGCTCGCGCCACGAGCGGCCCGCTCGCCACCGGCACGTAGTCGTCCGCCCCGCCGGCGAGCGCCTCCACGGTCGCCTCGGGCTCGGCGCGCGCGCCGAGGACGAGCACCGGCAGGTGCCGCCACCGGCCGTCGCCGCGGATGCGCAGGCACGCCGCGGCGCCCTCCTCTCCGGCGCGGGTCGACTCCACCAGGATCGCGTCGACGCGATCGACGGCGAGCAGCGCGAGGGCCTCCTCGGGAGAGGTGGCCGACACGACGTCGTGCCCCTCCTGGCGGAGCGCCTCCGCCACGTCGGAGAGCAACGTCGAGGCTCCGGCGGAGACGACGAGGATCCGCCGCGGCGCGGGCAGGGCTCCGGGGGCGGCCACCGAGGTCGCCGAGGTCGCGGACCGGAGGAGCGCCTGCAGGCGCGCGAGCACGAGCTCGTTCCCGTCCTCGTCCTTCCGGACGTAGGCGTCGGCG includes:
- a CDS encoding response regulator — protein: MTAVLVVDDSLTVRMDLEEAFSSAGFETVLAADVASARRALAARRFGLAVLDVLLPDGDGLELLAEIKRSPEHGAVPVVLLSTEAEVQHRVRGLQTGADEYVGKPYDSAQVVARARELVRRRGDAAGGASRPVLVVDDSVTAREELRAALEHAGLEVVTAGSAEEGLLLAAELRPRAIVVDGVMPGMDGAAFVQAIRADAALRTTPCILLTASGSVGELRALDAGADAYVRKDEDGNELVLARLQALLRSATSATSVAAPGALPAPRRILVVSAGASTLLSDVAEALRQEGHDVVSATSPEEALALLAVDRVDAILVESTRAGEEGAAACLRIRGDGRWRHLPVLVLGARAEPEATVEALAGGADDYVPVASGPLVARARVNAQLRRSQFEDENRTREGYVRSAAILETISDAFFAVDRDWRFVYVNHALESMVRAERDAIAGTTLWDQCPFLARGGGARAELERAIDSQVPVTFEARGPGDRWIEVRAFPHRDGLTAYLRDVTERRRTQEVQAHLLGITGHDLRTPISVVRVSVDVALRDAQLSERNRRVLSRAAGAAARMSRLVNDLLDYSRARLGKGIPIAPRPSDLDAICRDIIEEVSSAHGGRRIAYQPGVDGAGEWDPDRIGQVLSNLLTNAVRYSPEDAAVSVAWHALDDRRVISVHNEGPPIDQALLANLFEPFERGRTAASGGTGLGLFIVREIVRAHGGSVAVASDAGSGTTFSVSLPARAGGG